The sequence below is a genomic window from Lolium perenne isolate Kyuss_39 chromosome 4, Kyuss_2.0, whole genome shotgun sequence.
ggccgccggtgcgccgcctagcccctgtgggcgtcgtcggcgacgtcgtcgTCGTGGACGACGTCCCCGAAAGCGGCGAGGCGccgttgtggctcgaccgcgccgggggACTCCTCCGCCACGGAGACCACAAGGCCTCCTCCTGTgccgagtgggggtccggagccacccgaggCCGGCGGAGGCGCACGGAGCGGCGCTTCCTCCCCGAGGCGCTGCCGCCTCTCTGCCGGGCGCGGCGCCCGGCCTCCCGGCGCCGCCATTGCTCCTCGCGGCGCTCTCGTCGGCGCGGCGCAcagcctcctcccgccgcgccgcctcctcctcctcccgtcgcgcacAGCGGGCACAGGCGTAGAGCTCCCAGCCCTCCGCCTCCTCGACCTCCCGTCGGCCGcctcctccatctcggaggtgcgaatggccgcatggaggtgcggccatttcgcctcctcctccgccgagatcatcggcgcggcgcgaggtcccgggtcctcctccgaggactcgggcCGCCTCAGcagaggcggcggttgcggcaatgccgcgccgccgcggcggcctctcgatgtggaggccgcctcgCGTTCCTCCCGCTGGCCGCAGCGGCGCCGGacgacggcggctgctgctcgcctcgtcgtcgttggcggaagcgaaccgtcgcttggccatggcggcggtttcgctgcgggagtggagtggggactggagtggagggccagatcccctccagtccccatttaatagcctccctggtcaccgacaggtgggcccaagggaaacgaggcgaccagcgcccggacgcgagcggacggcgcgtgccatccgcggccacacaAACCTAgccaagatttgggccgggtttgcgtcgttccggacgccgaggTGTTAAGCTTTTTATCATTCTGGCATCGAGCTATTTTGCCGCAGGACCTCCCCTACAGTatcgtccgcttttgcggtgcgtccccgcgttgggccgcgtttttgtccggcttgacccatccggacgcgcgggcgcggtttgggtcgccccgttggagatgcccttagagcatctccactcgtctccccgaacaggcccccggcgtgCCATTTTTTTATCCGGACGGCAAAAAATGGCCCAGCCGCGCCCTCGGTTCCTCgtttttcgccggatttgggctttcatccatctggcgagcccacgccaaccccggCCTACCGGGGAGCGCTCGTggactccggacgaagcgaaagcgcgcgaaacgccgaGAAATCTCTCCCGCACTTTCGTTTCGTCTTCGCCGCGGAGGTGGCCCCCGACCGGTCAGCGACacgcgcatcgtcttccgcgcacgcatcgtcttccgcgcgcagtaAAGGCTACCGCCGGTCAgttcgccgcggacgcgtcgcattccacgcggCATTAATTGCCGGTGCCAGCCACGCCTATATACGCCGCTCCGCTCGCCGCGACGCGTCCCGATGGCATTCTACGACGATGACGGCGCAGcgaacaacggcttcccccgccggtcgctccacgcgtgggaggggcacctcctccaccaggcgggatacccctgcccgccggacacgaggcctcccggcggcgggtggcggctaagtgctggtggcgtgccaatcccgccgccgcccaagggccacgccctcgatgccgccatcgaggaggctcggatggcgatgacggaggaagaacgcgccgacccgcgccaccaccccgagaaCTACACGAGGTGGAACTCCTTCCTCCGGTGGTGGGAGCGGGAACTGgcgtcctacgacggcccgccgcctccgccttcgcgcaacaacgccgcgggtcgccggcgttggtggagcgcgccgaaTAGGACGCTCCATAACGTCCTCAAGCACATCGAGGGTGGCAACtccccggtgctcacgatgccccctccatcgagggcatcgaccagccgccgccggggaaacagctggcagccacggcgcatggctgccagctcatCGTCTTCCGATACGGCGTCGAGGTCGCTCTCCAGGTCGGCGCCATCCTTAGCGCCGGTGAAAAAGGAGCCGGCTTCCCCGCCGAGCCACcgcacgcgcggcggcggcggcatcgtcaTCCGCGAGCCCTCAACGGCACAAGGACGGCTCCGACCGAAGCGCGAACAGGACACCTCCGGCGAGCGGAAGCGCAAGCCAgcgaaggtgaaggtggaggaggccgaaagcgccgaggacgccgccatcctcgaggccgtcatcgcgaggtccctccaggacctcgtccccgctgagaacgccatgccgctcgaccaggcctgcgcctggtcgagggagcagtgggagaaggaggaggcggagcggcaggcgaggctcctccaggacgtcgctcgctaccgccggcctgcgactcctccatccggcatcgccgtccccgtcgtcgacctcgaagcctccgacgacgacctgtacaagccatcgccgtccccgcctcgcaccagtggccggtggggagacgccggtcaAGGCAGCAGTTAGGCGGCTTCGGCGCCGCCGCAGttcgacgacgacggctccgacgacgatggcggcgacggcgactacacggtgttctaccgccatttcggcatgtagagcgccgtgttttaatatttacagttgtattcccctagctgaattcgaaatatagtcgaattcggtctctatgtatgaacttcgtcctctatatagtaaataccattaaatttagtctaaattcgaccgttttatgccgtagtttgtcaagtttccgtttttcaaatttaggtcggcgtcttcgcctgagatcgcggctgggaaactacttctccccacgccaaatttacgtccaatccggacgtaaatttccccggatttcggcttggggagggcaaacgagtggagatgctcttaatcaGTTTGTGTACGTGTCCAGCTTGTACAGGATCAGGGCAGGGAGGTATGGCCTCTTGGACAGTACAGTAATTATACACGGTAAACCAGACACATTTGTAGGTTGGCTAAGGGGAACATATTTAATAAACCCACACTTCAAATGGTAACATGATACCACTCTTTAAAACTCAAAATTGCTAGCGTCTAAAAGATTAAAAGAAAACATTGTGAGTGTTTGCAACGTGTGTCTTTACGATTCCTAAATAATGCTCCTTATAGAGAAACAAAAAAATATAAATTGATAAATGAATAGTGTCATTTGTACTTTGTGTTTTTATGACACTATTCTTGTTAGATTTATCCTTTTTTTCTCTTTGTCTATTTTGAATTTGGTTATGAAAATTTTAGGAATTGTAAATACACATCTTATGAACACTCACACTATTTTTAGGAACATTATAGACACAAGTTTGAATTTCGAAGAGTGGTATCGTCATGATAGCCTTTGAAGTGCCGGGTCACTAGGTATTTCCCAGTTGCCCAACCAGGTATTGGCGATGCAAATTCTCGATTGGATGCCCATATGAGCTCATGGGTCATGCTCGCGCAAAACTTAAAGGATGTGTTTGATTAGAAGTAGTCACTCACCACCTAACCGTGGTTAAAGAAGATGTAATGGCTGGCAGCCTTGTAAATTATCATCTTTAGGCCAAAGACCCAAATCTTTAACTCACCATGTCATTGTACTCTAACTTGTACTTGTTGACAATCTCCTACGAGTTGTTCAGCAACACGACCTGGCATCTGAAATAGGTGACATGCACCCATTCGTCGCACCAGCGGCAGACGAAGGGGGTAAACCCATTCCTCCCGACGAGGCATATCCCAGAGATCCCAGAGTGTATCTCTCCATAGCTAGGAGGAGTAACATTCTAGGTGGAGGAGTAGCATTCTACGAAAGCAATGTATCCTAGAGGCAATAACATTTGCCATTATATATTCACAAGTTCTTGATTTATGTTTATTTCTGTATAATAGTATAACTATTGTGATTAGAGTTTCGATGGAAAAAATCACAAGGACGTGAAGATATTTAAACACCTCATGTGTTGTTCCTATTCCCGCCTCTAGGATTAGCTAATATGTGCGATGATCATGCTTTTTTTAATCATGGGTATTCCTAAAGTAACAAGAATACCAACAACAATGATATATAGTACATTGTTGGAAGAACAAGGATGCTGAACCAATTCAATTCTATGATATACTACGAGATAGTACCGTTAGATGTTGTTAGTATTATCGTGAACTTATGTACAAATCCTTAGACCATGATAATATCAACGGATGAAGATTTCCTTTTTTGGCTATACGTTGTTAGACAGATGATAAGACATCTCCAGCAGTGGATTTATATGTGCTAGATAACACCCCATTTAAATCGACCCCCTTGGGAtttgaacccgggtgggctgattGCGAGATGTTTGAAAAAAAATTGTTAAGCACTTAAGCGATATCATATTAAACTAAAAATTAGCAAAATATAGTAAATACTATTTCCTACTAGCTTGATTACCTTAAATAAGAACCAAATTCCACTGAGTCAACAATAATGTTTCGgttcttcacaaaaaaaaaaaacctagggGCATTTCCCATGCATGGCATTTCAGCCATATGTTTCCTGCTCATGAATGTTGTGTCTCACGTAACAGAAGGAAAGTAGCACAAGATATTGACAGTCAAACTAAAAGGAAATAGGCGGCACATGCTGTTATTCATATTATATACAACAATTTAATAACAAAAGTACCAACAAGCCACAAGAAAAATATAAAAATACTCGCACAACACAAAGAAGAAGTAGGTTGGTAAAGAAACCCTCTCAAACATCACTCTTCACTGAAGAACTGTAGCCATCCTGATCATCATAGTACTTAGACCACAACATGATCCCTCCATACTTCCCGGCACTCTTGATAAGTGGGAGAACATCTGACTTGAGATCATCAGATGGGATGAACCCGCTACCGGCTGCCTGAGGAGAGGCCGGGAGGCCGAGGAAGATTTGCTTTGCTGGAACTGTCAACCACTGCTTCCATGAGTCCGCAAGATTGGAGGTGCTACCTGAAGTATACTGGCAGGGAGCGTTGTTGTAGAACTGCACCCACACGTAGTCAAAGAGGCCGGTGTTGAGAGCGCCGCCTACCCAGGCATCAGGGAAAGGGCATTGTGGTGCGGCAGTTAGGTATACTCTCCTGCCGGAGTTGCTATACCCTTTTAGGTACCTCGCAAGATCATCCCAGTGCAGCGGTGTGCCCCCCTCAATGTCGAAGTCGATGCCATCAAGGACCGCGTCACCGAGAGGCCGCGAAGATGACTTACCTCCCAAGAAGTTGTTCCACAGGTACGTCGCGACATTCTTGGcgtcttcggatgaggaaaggtAGTAGCCGCCTGCTCCACCTCCGATAGATAGCATGACCTTGACACCTCGGCTCTGGCACCACTTGATGTCAGAACTCTGGTTGGCGCAACCGTTGTTGGTCGGGTCACAGTGGCCTGCCAGATTGAGGACTGGCGGTTGTCCATTGCCGAAGGCAGAAAGGAAGGCGATGTTGACGAACTTGTAGTTACCGGTGGCGCAGGTCTCCGCAAGTGTGCCCTCACCACCATTTTGGCCCCAGTAGATGGAAATGCCTCCGGCTTCCGACCCCAGAAACTGAGCAGCGGCTAATGCCACAGCCAGCAGTACCAGCAGAGATGATCTGTTGCTACCCATTCCCTGCGTTGGTGTTTTCAAATGGTAGTATGTTGTTTGTGGCTGCTGCCTGTGATCAGTTTTTGGCTTGTGGGTTGGCTTATATACAAACAGGATTCTGAGTGTGAATTGTTTATGCTTCTGCGTGGGAGATCACTGGAGCTCGGGAGCCAAATATACTTTTCGTGTtgggacagagatttggtgcacatgggcaccagtgatctcgtttttaaaataaataaaaaatcatatttttgagtttcaaaaaattctggaaaaaataTATGCATATAGCCAATAATGTATCCAACAAAcgtgtaaaatatcaatttcaaatacttcatattttaagctacacaaaaaagacaaaaatgcagatctgagtagtcattttcaaatctacaaaaatatgtcagatttgttatttttgtctaGCTCAAATTAAAAAGAATTTTGGGTTGAGATTTTCCATGATTGTGAGATGTATCACTAACAATCTACAGaattatttttcagattttttggtAACTAAtaaatatttttaattttttttagaaTGGCGAGAGCACTGGAGCTCGGGAGCCAAATATACTTTTCGTGTTGGGCACATGGATGAACGGGCAAATGTGAATGTATTCTTCTGTAGCTTTGAATTAACGGCGAGGGAGTTCCTGATTTTGTTCTACTTGAACAGAATAGCGTGCAAGGCGCTAGtataaaaatattaaaaaatagtGTATCCAGCTCTGTACTGGAGGTGGTATTGAGCTCTAACGAAATGTGCCTACTTGGCGAAATCACTGGCTGGCGTTCGACCGCGCCCGCGGTTAGTCCGCCTGAAGCGCGGGTCAGTTTCGGTTTCCTATTTTGTCGTTTTGTGTTACCGCGTGCCATTTAATTACGGGTCAACTAATCCTGCGCAATCAATTCCAGTTTCCTTTTCTGTGATTTATACTATGTTAGACTGCCCATTAGTTCGAGTTAATTACGGCAGTTAATTTCGCGCATTTAATTCGCTGGACTAATTCTATTCCTTTCTTTGGTCGCTTTTAATCCCGCGCGCTTTAATTCCGATCCGATAATTTCGCGCATTTAAGTGATATAACTAATTTCGTCCGGTCAATTTTCCGTTCCCTTTTTTGTTACGTTTTTTACCCTCTATTTTTCTCCGTGATGCCCTATTTTTTCAATTCTCTTTTATCAATTCCTTTTTTCAATTCCCTTTTTACCTCCTTTTCTTTTTTGTTCTTATTTCTGTACAACAAATTATGTTATTTTGGACTAATTTTTTTATTCCCTTTTTGGGATAGTGGTCTTTTCTAGGGAAAAAAACGGGTGGGGTAACCACTTGCAACTTAAATAAACTACCACTTGCAACTTAAATAAACTACTACTTTTTAAATCGATATTTTTCATTTACCATTGATAAGTAACGGGCAAAGGGGTTGATAAACTTTGAGAGTTAAAAAATATTCTAAATATAACTAGCTTTTCGGGTCGATAAATTTTTATATTTACTGCTGATAAATAACTAACAGAGGGTTTGATAAACTATAAGCTAAATATGTCTtcaaatattctaaataaaattaggTTTTCGGGTCGACAACTTTTaacatttaccattgataaataacgggcgGAGGGGTTGATAATTTGTGAGCTTATAATGTTCCCAAAAATATTTAAAATAAAATTAGCTTTTTGGTCGATAATTtttcacatttaccgttgataaataatagGCAGAGAGGTTCATAAATTATAACCTATAAATATTCCCAATTCTAAATAAAATTAGCTTTCGGATAGATAACTTTTGACATTTagcattgataaataacgggcaaAGGGTTTGATAATTTGTGAGCTAATAATGTTCCcaaaaatattctaaataaagtTAGCTTTATGGGTCGATAACTTTccacatttaccgttgataaataatgggcagatacgttgataaattgtgagctaaaacTGTTACCAAAACATTTAAAATAAATTTTGGCTTTTTGGGTCGGTAAATTCTAGCACTTACCATTCATAAATAATGGGGTAGAGGGTTGATAATTTATAGATAACGGGTAGAGTGTTGATAGATTATGAGCTAAAAAAATTACTAAATAGTGTAGTTTAAGAACCGGACTAGGAGGCTCGAGGTCTACTATTCGTCCGGTATTTTTGCTGGTCTTAGTGTACAGCCAAATTTCCTTTTTGTACCTCTACCGTGTAGAATCTGATAGTACAAAATAAGTGCGTCTCTTTCCTTTAGCATGAAGTACTACTAGTTCAGCTGGCATACTCTCGACTGCgctgtgtaatatcccaggtaatggggttacaaaaatagaggaattagatgtgtgcattgcattcatgcatagaaaatctggggaattttcgcgctttaaagtaaaacagtcacagtaacagaagtttcacttgaccttggtggaattgaagtagctcatcaagtcaagcgctataaacctcaatgtgactttggttaaaacattgttttgggtagagatgatttgatctaagggtttagatcaaatggaactaataatcaacacaacaacactttactcaatgatcaattgcttgatcttataaaagattataatatggtaatccttgccataacatatgaacatccatttaattggaaatccagtaacaataattggagtaactgttcctaacttatcttttccatgtcttaaactaatccttgatcctaacaTGAACCTTATGGTAATTAattcacttcattcttggaaacatgacatggggattaactctagaaatatatattcttctctattccaaattattaagcatccAACCTAGAGATGTGAGAGTTctgttataattattagagaagcaataataaaccttgagctaaaccttggatatacatccaagtattcaaatcatcatctctaagagaaaccctaggatattatccaagacaattcctagagagataaaccatttatatttaaacctagatattgatgatcacatcaacctctagggagcctaaccttaggttatcattgaatcccttccccaaatgagagagaccattcatactaactTTAGCCTTACCTACTTAAGAATCAAGGataccattgaactaaagtattgggAGTTAAAACCATtttccttggagtggtgagataacctaatatcacatggaataataccatacccctgaattgataaggtgaggaagagactaacccaattaaattagacaaatgaaaccttagcctagatacctaaggagatattaggagtacaccataaaccctagaataaccattcctaAATGAGAAAGCttaacctatggtgttatactcaagataattgagacaaccataaccatgcccattcaagaaactataaaagaaagtctatatttagttgatcaagacaacacttgatcatggaagtgagaaacttagttaatgagagatacctaagGAAGCCAAACCtgaatcattataaattgagtgatgatcctaaaccctaagaacttgaggtagagatgttaagaacaagttgatcatgcctaatccatgatcatgctcttgaggtatgtgaggataagttaaaccctactaggagAAGTAGATCTCATTCCCATATGAGactatagggagatcactagtaattaaatccaggcttatatcctaaccttaacttgtgaaccactttgtgatcataagtagaaccctaccacctctacattccacttattcttcacctaagaaacataagaaaaccttagagtaaaaccacatacttaatatggtgagaaaccatacatccatatgaccaaagttaactataaaaagaactataaccaatgtagttactttaatgataaattgaggataataatagaagttaattggtagaagataaaactaattctcaatatcttagaaactaaaggagaacataaaatgttaattaAGCCACCATCTTATCATGgataggggagattaaccctagcacatgcaatatggtgtcatttcatctctataacctagaattaaacctcaaccctagtttatgtatcaccatggtgatcataatataaaccaggccataattgagattcaaaccaattgccattaggtgaatataattagaaACCTAGAATTTCTCACTAGCTAAATCATATGATTAAAACCATGGTGGTGGTCAACCACTTAGCTTTATAATTAATACCAACCCATAATAAGAGTAGTATCTACCTTAGGTATTTCATGGTGTTATTAAAATATAACACTAGTGCTAACTTTGAAATAAGATTATAATAATGCTTACAAGACCTTAACAAAAAGTtgctcacataaaatattatgcaaGGGATCAAATCCTCAGATAAGAGATTAAATACTTAGAAAGACTTATGCACatgagatcatgtcattaagtcccTTATTTAATAGAACTCCACAAACAAACAAAACTTAGTAACTTATTTCTTGCAAAGCAATACCAAATAAAACAAGATATATCATTAAGTAAGAAAACTACCAATTGGAAAACAATTTGAATATTCCcaaagataatattcaaattcatgtccatagGGGTATTGAAATTCAAATACCAATAATAATAATTAAATCAATGTTATGGTGCCATATTAAAATTACAAATACACCCCTCAAGACATTATAGTACCCTGGAGTAACCCTTGTATGAATTAATTTGCAATACCTGCAAGATAGAAAAATTAATTCAGAtctaaattcaaagtagaaatacaaaacagaaaataaagaagaaaaagaagagagaAGAAAAACCACCTGAACCTTACCTGGCCGCCACAGCCCACCTCGGCAGCCCAGCTTAAGCCCAACGACACAGCCCAGTAAGCAGCCTGGCCCAGCTCAAAACACAGCCCAACACCAGCCCGTACCCCTTCGTTGTGGATAAAGACGAGGTGGGggggtcgtcgtcttcgtcttctcCTCAGGGCGCACAGGAGCTCGCCACCGAGCCGACGTCGCCACGTCCCGCGTCCCCGCCGCCGATATTGACCGCCAGCGCACGGCGGAGAAGATATAAAACGCCCAGACGCCCTCCATTTTCCCTCTCTCTGCTCTATTCCTCCCCAACGACGAAACCCTAACTCGCCGGCCCCGTTCATCACCGGCGATTAAGACATCCCTAAGCCTCGCCGAGGATACTCCCAGCACCACCATCCTCTCCTCGTTCTTCTCCTCGAAGCGTGCAAGCTGGGAAGCCCCTGGACTGGCGAATTCCGCCATTTTCTCCGACCACTGCCGCCAGGTCCATGGATGAATTCGTCGCCGTCCGAGCTCCATCGACCTCCCCTTCAAGCCCATCATCATCAGGGTGAGATTCCGCATCTCATGAGCCATCTATTGAGCCCCGGATCGAGCTGTAGAACCTTGTCACCGTCGGCCTCTGTCCGCCGCCGCGTTACCTCGTCGCCGGCCACACTCCGGTGGTCATTAGCGGGCggcgtgatgcgtgtggttgacacgtccgttgggaaccccaagaggaaggtgtgatgcgcacagcggcaagtttccctcagtaagaaaccaaggtttaatcgaaccagtaggagtcaagaagcacgttgaaggttgatggcggcgggatgtagtgcggcgcaacaccagagattccggcgccaacgtggaacctgcacaacacaaccaaagtactttgccccaacgaaacagtgaggttgtcaatctcaccggcttgctgtaacaaaggattaaccgtattgtgtggaagatgattgtttgcagaaaacagtagaacaagatattgcgatgattgtatttcagtatagagaattggaccggggtccacagttcactagaggtgtctctcccataagataaacagcatgttgggtgaacaaattacagttgggcaattgacaaataaagagggcatgaccatgcacatacatattatgatgagtatagtgagatttaattgggcattacgacaaagtacatagaccgccatccaactgcatctatgcctaaaaagtccaccttcaggttatcatccgaaccccctccagtattaagttgcaaagcaacagacaattgcattaagtatggtgcgtaatgtaatcaacaactacatccttagacatagcatcaatgttttatccctagtggcaacagcacaacacaaccttagaacttttcatcctttgtcccggtgtcaatgcaggcatgaacccactatcgagcataaatactccctcttggagttacaagcatctacttggccagagcatctactagtaacggagagcatgcaagatcataaacaacacatagacataactttgataatcaacataacaagtattctctattcatcggatcccaacaaacgcaacatatagaattacagatagatgatcttgatcatgttaggcagctcacaagatccgacaatgaagcacaatggggagaagacaaccatctagctactgctatggacccatagtccaggggtagactactcacacatcactccggaggcgaccatggcggcgtagagtcctccgggagatgattcccctctccggcagggtgccggaggcgatctcctggatcccccgagatgggatcggcggcggcggtgtctctggaaggttttccgtatcgtggctctcggtactgggggtttcgcaacggaggctttaagtaggcggaagggcaggtcaggaggcggcacgagggccccacaccaccgggccgcgcggccaaggggggggggccgcgccgccctagggtctgggcacctcgtggccccacttcgtctcctcttcggacttctggaagcttcgtggcaaaataggaccctgggcattgatttcgtccaattccgagaatatttcgttactaggatttctgaaaccaaaaacagcagaaaacaagacagcggcacttcggcatcttgttaataggttagttccgtaaaatgcacgattaTGACattaagtgtgcataaaacatgtagataacatcaataatgtggcatggaacataagaaattatcgatacgtcggagacgtatcagcatccccaagcttagttcttctcgtcggcgaggtaaaacgataacacagataatttctggagtgacatgccatcataaccttgatcatactatttgtaaagcatatgtagtgaatgcagcgatcaaaacaatgtatatgacatgagtaaacaagtgaatcataaagcaaagacttttcatgaatagcacttcaagacaagcatcaataagtcttgcataagagttaactcataaagcaataattcaaagtaaaagcattgaagcaacacaaaggaagattaagtttcagcggttgctttcaacttgtaacatatatatctcatggatattgtcaacatagagtaatataataagtgcaataagcaaatatgtaggaatcaatgcacagttcacacaagtgtttgcttcttgaggtggagagaaataggtgaactgactcaacattgaaagtaaaagaatggtcctccatagaggaaaagcatcgattgctatatttgtgctagagctttgattttgaaaacatgaaacaattttgtcaacggtagtaataaagcatatgtatcatgtaaattatatcttacaagttgcaagcctcatgcatagtgtactaatagtgcccgcaccttgtcctaattagcttggactaccggatcatcacaatgcacatgttttaaccaagtgtcacaaaggggtacctctatgccgcctgtacaaaggtctaaggagaaagctcgcattggatttctcgctattgattattctcagcttagacatccataccgggacaacatagacaacaaataatggactcctcttttatgcataagcatgtaacaacaattaataattttctcatatgagattgaggatatttgtccaaaactgaaacttccaccatggatcatggctttagttagcggcccaatgttcttctctaacaatatgcatgcttaaccatagggtggtagatctctcttacttcagacaagacgaacatgcatagcaactcacatgaaattcaacaaagaatagttgatggcgtccccagtaaacatggt
It includes:
- the LOC127348364 gene encoding acidic endochitinase-like, with amino-acid sequence MGSNRSSLLVLLAVALAAAQFLGSEAGGISIYWGQNGGEGTLAETCATGNYKFVNIAFLSAFGNGQPPVLNLAGHCDPTNNGCANQSSDIKWCQSRGVKVMLSIGGGAGGYYLSSSEDAKNVATYLWNNFLGGKSSSRPLGDAVLDGIDFDIEGGTPLHWDDLARYLKGYSNSGRRVYLTAAPQCPFPDAWVGGALNTGLFDYVWVQFYNNAPCQYTSGSTSNLADSWKQWLTVPAKQIFLGLPASPQAAGSGFIPSDDLKSDVLPLIKSAGKYGGIMLWSKYYDDQDGYSSSVKSDV